The Acomys russatus chromosome 1, mAcoRus1.1, whole genome shotgun sequence genome has a window encoding:
- the Lyset gene encoding lysosomal enzyme trafficking factor isoform X1, with protein MPKAPDYSELGDSCTLAGGAGRFSGPLHRAWRMMNFRQRMGWIGVGLYLLASAAAFYYVFEINETYNRLALEHIQQHPEEPREGTTWTHSLKVRLLSLPFWLWTVIFLIPYLQMFLFLYSCTRADPKTVGYCIIPICLAVICNRHQAFVKASNQISRLQLIDT; from the exons ATGCCAAAGGCACCTGACTATTCAGAACTGGGTGACTCTTGCACGCTTGCTGGGGGAGCAGGAAGATTTTCGGGACCACT GCACAGAGCATGGAGAATGATGAACTTCCGTCAGCGGATGGGATGGATTGGAGTGGGACTGTATTTGCTAGCAAGTGCAGCCGCGTTTTACTATGTTTTTGAAATCAATGAGACTTACAACAGGCTGGCTCTGGAACACATTCAGCAGCACCCCGAAGAGCCTCGGGAAGGAACCACATGGACACACTCTTTGAAAGTTCGATTACTTTCCTTGCCCTTTTGGTTGTGGACAGTTATTTTTTTGATACCATatttacagatgtttttgtttctttattcttgCACGAGAGCGGATCCCAAAACGGTGGGCTACTGTATCATCCCCATATGCTTGGCAGTCATCTGCAATCGCCATCAGGCGTTTGTCAAGGCTTCTAATCAGATCAGCAGACTGCAGCTGATTGACACATAA
- the Lyset gene encoding lysosomal enzyme trafficking factor isoform X2, which yields MMNFRQRMGWIGVGLYLLASAAAFYYVFEINETYNRLALEHIQQHPEEPREGTTWTHSLKVRLLSLPFWLWTVIFLIPYLQMFLFLYSCTRADPKTVGYCIIPICLAVICNRHQAFVKASNQISRLQLIDT from the coding sequence ATGATGAACTTCCGTCAGCGGATGGGATGGATTGGAGTGGGACTGTATTTGCTAGCAAGTGCAGCCGCGTTTTACTATGTTTTTGAAATCAATGAGACTTACAACAGGCTGGCTCTGGAACACATTCAGCAGCACCCCGAAGAGCCTCGGGAAGGAACCACATGGACACACTCTTTGAAAGTTCGATTACTTTCCTTGCCCTTTTGGTTGTGGACAGTTATTTTTTTGATACCATatttacagatgtttttgtttctttattcttgCACGAGAGCGGATCCCAAAACGGTGGGCTACTGTATCATCCCCATATGCTTGGCAGTCATCTGCAATCGCCATCAGGCGTTTGTCAAGGCTTCTAATCAGATCAGCAGACTGCAGCTGATTGACACATAA